Proteins encoded by one window of Phytohabitans houttuyneae:
- a CDS encoding MerR family transcriptional regulator, which produces MRIGELSRKTGVSVRALRHYEAEGLIGAARGGNGYRDFGDGAVEAVRQIRGMIESGLPIRIVREILPYLDGPAALMPDVPCAYMIGEVARQRDVLDRRIRALTGNRDALDAYLRAARSAAA; this is translated from the coding sequence ATGAGGATCGGCGAGCTGTCGCGTAAGACCGGGGTCAGCGTGCGTGCGCTGCGTCACTACGAGGCGGAAGGGCTGATCGGCGCGGCCCGCGGCGGCAACGGGTACCGCGACTTCGGCGACGGCGCGGTCGAGGCGGTGCGGCAGATCCGCGGGATGATCGAGAGCGGCCTGCCGATCCGGATCGTCCGCGAGATCCTCCCCTACCTCGACGGCCCGGCCGCGCTGATGCCCGACGTGCCGTGCGCGTACATGATCGGCGAGGTGGCGCGGCAGCGGGACGTGCTGGACCGGCGCATCCGGGCGCTCACCGGCAACCGCGACGCGCTCGACGCGTACCTGCGCGCGGCCCGCTCGGCGGCGGCTTGA
- a CDS encoding substrate-binding domain-containing protein, with the protein MSTGEGPGRARRGAALGRLRLVGCRAQPAVGRRDGEAVDDRGSDAVARGVADGLRDNGRRVPDDIALVGVDNWLPTAEGCRPALTSVDLNLQQVGRTAAELLLQAIQQGTTQPGAHTVPCRLVVRASSAPAGG; encoded by the coding sequence CTGTCCACTGGCGAGGGTCCGGGTCGCGCTCGCCGCGGTGCCGCGCTGGGCCGCCTCCGCCTCGTAGGGTGTCGCGCCCAGCCAGCGGTCGGACGGCGTGACGGTGAGGCGGTCGACGACCGCGGCAGCGACGCCGTCGCCCGCGGCGTCGCCGACGGCCTCCGCGACAACGGCCGGCGCGTGCCCGACGACATCGCCCTGGTCGGCGTCGACAACTGGCTACCCACCGCCGAAGGCTGCCGGCCCGCCCTCACCAGCGTCGACCTCAACCTCCAGCAGGTCGGCCGCACCGCCGCCGAGCTGCTGCTCCAAGCCATCCAACAGGGCACCACCCAACCCGGCGCCCACACCGTGCCCTGCCGCCTCGTCGTCCGCGCCTCGTCCGCGCCCGCGGGTGGCTGA
- a CDS encoding alpha/beta hydrolase, which translates to MPDAVVVPGRMFGPAAPLLMYAGDVAERRGATVHRHSWSQESPSPFDPPIEQWVCDQVTPLLDRLGGRPLLIAKSLGTNAAAVAAERSLPAVWLTPVLTMPWVADALGRATAPFLLVGGTADELWDGDLARRLTPHVFEVPDADHGMYVPGPLTDSVAILGRVVVAVEEFLAAIGWPAPA; encoded by the coding sequence GTGCCCGATGCCGTCGTCGTTCCCGGCCGCATGTTCGGCCCCGCCGCTCCCCTGCTCATGTACGCCGGCGACGTGGCTGAGCGCCGCGGCGCCACCGTGCACCGGCACAGCTGGTCGCAGGAGTCGCCAAGCCCGTTCGACCCGCCGATCGAGCAGTGGGTGTGCGACCAGGTCACCCCGCTCCTCGACCGGCTGGGCGGCCGTCCCCTGCTGATCGCCAAGTCCCTCGGCACGAACGCCGCGGCCGTCGCCGCCGAGCGCTCGCTGCCCGCCGTGTGGCTGACCCCGGTGCTCACCATGCCGTGGGTGGCCGACGCGCTGGGCCGGGCGACCGCGCCGTTCCTGCTGGTGGGCGGCACGGCGGACGAGCTCTGGGACGGCGACCTGGCCCGCCGGCTCACGCCGCACGTGTTCGAGGTGCCGGACGCCGACCACGGCATGTACGTGCCCGGCCCGCTCACCGACTCCGTCGCGATCCTGGGCCGCGTCGTGGTCGCCGTCGAGGAGTTCCTCGCCGCGATCGGCTGGCCGGCACCAGCCTGA
- a CDS encoding DedA family protein encodes MILAARTDVLAQSQPPEGGLTGLVTDLVERLGGPGAGLAVALENLFPPIPSEVILPLAGFTASQGEMSLFGAIAWTTLGSVVGALALYYIGVALGRERIRAIAAKLPLVKVADVDRTEAWFARHGGKAVFFGRMIPIFRSLISIPAGVERMPVGRFLLYTTSGSLIWNTTFVMAGYLLGENWHSVEAYAGVFQKVVIVACVLATGWFVFTRLARRRRAKGAPQRASERRGTLYGTPRRTPGDGA; translated from the coding sequence ATGATCCTGGCGGCACGCACCGATGTCCTGGCCCAGTCCCAACCGCCCGAGGGTGGCCTCACCGGGCTGGTCACCGACCTCGTCGAGCGGCTCGGCGGCCCGGGCGCCGGCCTGGCCGTGGCGCTGGAAAACCTCTTCCCGCCGATACCGAGCGAGGTGATCCTGCCGCTGGCCGGGTTCACGGCGAGCCAGGGCGAGATGAGCCTCTTCGGCGCGATCGCGTGGACCACGCTGGGCTCGGTGGTCGGCGCGCTGGCCCTGTACTACATCGGGGTGGCGCTGGGCCGCGAGCGGATCCGGGCCATCGCGGCGAAGCTGCCGCTGGTCAAGGTCGCCGACGTCGACCGTACGGAGGCGTGGTTCGCGCGGCACGGCGGCAAGGCGGTGTTCTTCGGGCGGATGATCCCGATCTTCCGCAGCCTGATCTCGATACCCGCCGGCGTCGAGCGGATGCCGGTGGGGCGGTTCCTGCTCTACACCACGTCCGGCAGCCTGATCTGGAACACCACGTTCGTGATGGCCGGCTACCTGCTCGGCGAGAACTGGCACTCGGTCGAGGCGTACGCCGGCGTGTTCCAGAAGGTCGTGATCGTGGCGTGCGTCCTGGCCACCGGCTGGTTCGTGTTCACCCGGCTGGCCCGCCGGCGGCGCGCGAAGGGCGCCCCGCAGCGGGCGTCCGAAAGGCGCGGAACGCTGTACGGCACACCGCGGCGCACCCCCGGCGACGGCGCCTGA
- a CDS encoding SDR family oxidoreductase — translation MMGPCLSCTRCRRGRTRCRARRSAGARTRGSARTCSATRASAPGTAQAPLMTALGRLGTPDDIAAVVAFLVGPDGRWVTGQNIRATGGLLL, via the coding sequence ATGATGGGGCCGTGCCTCAGCTGCACTCGGTGCCGGCGCGGCCGCACCCGCTGCCGTGCGAGACGTTCAGCGGGCGCGCGCACCCGCGGCTCCGCCCGTACGTGCTCGGCTACGCGGGCTTCCGCTCCGGGGACGGCGCAGGCACCGCTGATGACCGCGCTGGGCCGGTTGGGCACCCCGGACGACATCGCCGCGGTGGTCGCGTTCCTCGTCGGCCCCGACGGGCGGTGGGTCACCGGCCAGAACATCCGCGCGACCGGCGGCCTGCTGCTCTGA
- the ppk2 gene encoding polyphosphate kinase 2, translating to MSDTNESLLERFGSYRVVDDDDDDPTLVNHDGEPVDTWREGYPYEERMSRADYDREKRLLQIELLKLQNWVKATGARLVVLFEGRDAAGKGGTIKRIMEHLNPRGARVVALEKPSEREATQWYFQRYVAHLPAAGEIVLFDRSWYNRAGVERVMGYCTRTEYLEFMRQAPELEQMLVRSGIHLVKFWFSVSRREQQTRFVIRQVDPVRRWKLSPTDLASLDRWDEYTEAKEAMFFYTDTADAPWTVIKSNDKKRARVNAMRHLLNLFPYENKDVELVGAPDPRLVGNAVEIFESDERPTHQFPQL from the coding sequence ATGTCCGACACGAACGAGTCGTTGCTGGAGCGCTTCGGCAGCTACCGGGTGGTCGACGACGACGATGACGACCCCACGCTTGTCAACCACGACGGTGAGCCGGTCGACACGTGGCGGGAGGGTTACCCGTACGAGGAGCGGATGAGCCGCGCCGACTACGACCGCGAGAAGCGGCTGCTCCAGATCGAGCTGCTCAAGCTCCAGAACTGGGTCAAAGCCACCGGCGCGCGGCTCGTCGTGCTCTTCGAGGGGCGGGACGCGGCCGGCAAGGGCGGCACGATCAAGCGCATCATGGAGCACCTCAACCCCCGCGGCGCGCGCGTGGTGGCGCTGGAGAAGCCGAGCGAGCGGGAGGCCACCCAGTGGTACTTCCAGCGGTACGTCGCACACCTGCCGGCCGCCGGTGAGATCGTGCTGTTCGACCGCTCCTGGTACAACCGGGCCGGCGTGGAGCGCGTGATGGGGTACTGCACGCGCACCGAGTACCTGGAGTTCATGCGCCAGGCGCCCGAGCTGGAGCAGATGCTGGTGCGGTCGGGCATCCACCTGGTCAAGTTCTGGTTTTCGGTGTCCCGGCGCGAGCAGCAGACCCGCTTCGTCATCCGGCAGGTCGACCCGGTCCGCCGGTGGAAGCTCTCACCGACCGACCTGGCGTCGCTGGACCGCTGGGACGAGTACACCGAGGCGAAAGAGGCGATGTTCTTCTACACGGACACCGCCGACGCGCCGTGGACGGTCATCAAGAGCAACGACAAGAAGCGTGCCCGGGTCAACGCGATGCGGCACCTGCTGAACCTGTTCCCGTACGAGAACAAGGACGTCGAGCTGGTCGGCGCGCCGGACCCGCGGCTTGTCGGCAACGCGGTGGAGATATTCGAGTCCGACGAGCGCCCTACCCACCAGTTTCCCCAGCTCTGA
- a CDS encoding NAD(P)H-binding protein, translating to MRVVIAGGHGKIALRLAALLAARGDEVAGLIRNPDHAGDVRAAGAAPVLRDLEAATPEQVAADLAGAGAVVFAAGAGPGSGAARKDTVDRAAAALLADAAQLAGVRRYLLISSTGVDRTPPAGTDEVFAAYLRAKAAAEDDLRARDLEWTVLRPGRLTDDPGTGRVRLAPKVTRGAVTRDDVAAVLVALLDTPATAGSTLELVGGDTPVAEAVAASLRD from the coding sequence ATGCGGGTGGTGATCGCCGGAGGGCATGGAAAGATCGCGTTGCGGCTGGCGGCGCTGCTGGCGGCGCGGGGCGACGAGGTGGCCGGGCTGATCCGCAACCCGGACCACGCCGGCGACGTCCGCGCCGCCGGCGCCGCCCCTGTGCTGCGCGACCTGGAGGCGGCCACACCCGAGCAGGTGGCGGCCGATCTGGCCGGGGCCGGCGCGGTGGTCTTCGCGGCCGGCGCGGGTCCCGGCAGCGGCGCCGCGCGTAAGGACACCGTCGACCGGGCGGCCGCGGCCCTGCTGGCCGACGCGGCGCAGCTGGCCGGCGTGCGGCGGTACCTGCTGATCTCCTCGACCGGGGTGGACCGCACGCCTCCCGCCGGCACCGACGAGGTCTTCGCGGCCTACCTGCGGGCGAAGGCCGCGGCCGAGGACGACCTGCGCGCCCGCGACCTGGAGTGGACCGTGCTGCGGCCGGGCCGGCTGACCGACGACCCGGGCACCGGCCGGGTGCGGCTGGCGCCGAAGGTCACGCGCGGTGCGGTCACCCGCGACGACGTGGCCGCGGTGCTTGTCGCGCTGCTGGACACGCCGGCCACCGCCGGAAGCACGCTGGAGCTCGTCGGCGGCGACACTCCCGTCGCCGAGGCGGTCGCCGCATCCCTGCGAGACTGA
- a CDS encoding alpha/beta hydrolase, translating to MLLALVTACSGDPEPPAEQAQPNLAGASCTGEAAGGTKVAFIGGDGAPLVGIELGQGRTGVVLAHQNTSDLCEWLPYGKRLAGKGYRVLAFDFAGEGGSGDPESPLSLDGEVVAAVEHVRSRGAVDVVLMGASKGATAILTAATSISPPPKALVSLSAPGRFDAMDALAAAPKLQSPALYVAGKADSQFATSAQQLYDATPATSRTILLVDEGAHGTALLSDASGATVTEAIETLLARSAPPAA from the coding sequence GTGCTCCTTGCCCTGGTCACGGCCTGTTCCGGCGACCCCGAGCCGCCGGCCGAGCAGGCCCAGCCCAACCTGGCCGGTGCCAGCTGCACGGGTGAGGCGGCCGGCGGTACCAAGGTGGCGTTCATCGGGGGTGACGGCGCCCCGCTGGTCGGCATCGAGCTGGGCCAGGGCCGCACCGGCGTCGTCCTCGCCCACCAGAACACGTCCGACCTGTGCGAATGGCTGCCGTACGGCAAGCGGCTCGCCGGCAAGGGGTACCGGGTGCTCGCATTCGACTTCGCCGGCGAGGGCGGGTCCGGCGACCCGGAGAGCCCGCTGTCGCTGGACGGCGAGGTGGTGGCCGCCGTCGAGCACGTCCGCTCCCGGGGCGCCGTCGACGTGGTGCTCATGGGCGCGTCCAAGGGCGCCACGGCGATCCTCACCGCGGCCACCTCGATCAGCCCGCCGCCGAAGGCGCTCGTGTCGCTCTCGGCGCCCGGCCGCTTCGACGCGATGGACGCGCTGGCCGCCGCGCCCAAGCTCCAGTCGCCCGCACTCTACGTGGCCGGAAAGGCGGACAGCCAGTTCGCCACCAGCGCCCAGCAGCTCTACGACGCGACCCCGGCCACCTCCCGCACGATCCTCCTCGTCGACGAGGGCGCGCACGGCACCGCCCTCCTGAGCGACGCCAGCGGCGCCACGGTCACCGAGGCGATCGAGACCCTGCTGGCCAGGAGCGCGCCGCCGGCGGCCTGA
- a CDS encoding MerR family transcriptional regulator, which translates to MELLTIGAFARASGLTAKALRLYDDTGLLRPAAVDPESGYRLYEPAQLDRARLIARLRRIGMPLAEIRDVSRLAPAEAAAAIGVYWRRVTADTAARGRLASLLVDDLSGRGSTMSDLTIRHAVRCEAGAARDTNEDAAYAGDRLLAVADGMRGPGGAAASTAAIDALRPLELADAPAADLLTMLAEAAGEADSAVRGGATADHQPVTTLTAILRAGSRLALVHIGDTRAYLLRDGELTQLTQDHTYVQSLVDRGTLDRAEAATHPQRALLARALGAGDHVEADLALRTALAGDRYLLCSDGISAYVDRAAIEATLAEPDADPERAAGRLVELAYAAGAPDNIACVVADLVS; encoded by the coding sequence GTGGAGCTGCTCACGATCGGGGCGTTCGCCCGCGCGTCGGGGCTGACGGCGAAGGCACTGCGCCTGTACGACGACACGGGACTGCTGCGGCCGGCCGCGGTGGACCCCGAGTCGGGCTACCGGCTGTACGAGCCGGCGCAGCTCGACCGGGCCCGCCTGATCGCGCGCCTGCGCCGCATCGGGATGCCGCTGGCCGAGATCAGGGACGTGTCGCGCCTTGCGCCCGCCGAGGCGGCGGCGGCGATCGGCGTGTACTGGCGCCGCGTCACCGCCGACACCGCCGCGCGCGGGCGCCTGGCCAGCCTCCTCGTCGACGACCTCTCCGGAAGGGGCTCGACCATGTCCGACCTGACCATCCGCCACGCCGTACGCTGCGAGGCAGGCGCCGCGCGGGACACAAACGAGGACGCGGCCTACGCCGGCGACCGCCTCCTCGCCGTCGCCGACGGCATGCGCGGGCCGGGCGGGGCGGCGGCCAGCACCGCGGCCATCGACGCGCTCCGCCCGCTCGAACTCGCCGACGCGCCCGCCGCCGACCTGCTCACGATGCTGGCGGAGGCGGCGGGCGAGGCGGACAGCGCGGTACGTGGCGGCGCCACCGCCGACCACCAGCCGGTGACCACGCTGACCGCCATCCTGCGCGCCGGCTCGCGGCTCGCGCTGGTGCACATCGGCGACACGCGGGCGTACCTGCTGCGCGACGGCGAGCTGACCCAGCTGACCCAGGACCACACGTACGTGCAGTCGCTGGTCGACCGGGGCACGCTCGACCGCGCCGAGGCCGCCACACACCCGCAGCGGGCGCTGCTGGCCCGCGCACTCGGCGCCGGCGACCACGTCGAGGCCGACCTGGCGCTGCGCACCGCCCTGGCCGGCGACCGCTACCTGCTCTGCTCCGACGGCATCTCCGCGTACGTCGACCGCGCGGCCATCGAGGCCACGCTCGCCGAGCCGGACGCCGACCCGGAGCGCGCGGCCGGGAGGCTTGTCGAGCTGGCGTACGCGGCCGGCGCCCCCGACAACATCGCCTGTGTCGTGGCCGACCTGGTCTCGTAA
- a CDS encoding phosphotransferase: MSVEERLPGGSTGGAVRVGDTVRRSPGRWTPAVHALLHHLEAVGFDRAPRALGFDEQGREVLSYLPGEVVGDTRPWPAWVYGEHALREVAGWLREYHDAVAGFVPPADAVWREGGTWRPGLIVGHNDAAPYNAAWHDGRLAGFFDWDFASPVTRAYDLAFTAFAWVPLHARRVVGEEGFTAFEQRPTRLRLMLDAYGWTGPLGPFIETVRQRVTDSAQGIRRIAAAGDPAYVMMLEHGVDTALETAAEELADFPL; the protein is encoded by the coding sequence ATGAGCGTCGAGGAGCGGCTCCCGGGTGGCAGCACCGGTGGCGCCGTGCGAGTCGGCGACACCGTGCGCCGGTCACCCGGACGCTGGACCCCCGCCGTGCACGCCCTCCTGCACCACCTGGAGGCCGTCGGCTTCGACCGGGCGCCGCGCGCCCTCGGCTTCGACGAGCAGGGCCGGGAGGTGCTCTCGTACCTGCCCGGCGAGGTGGTCGGCGACACGCGGCCGTGGCCCGCGTGGGTGTACGGGGAGCACGCGCTCCGCGAGGTGGCCGGCTGGCTGCGCGAGTACCACGACGCGGTCGCCGGCTTCGTCCCGCCCGCCGACGCGGTGTGGCGCGAGGGCGGCACCTGGCGGCCGGGCCTGATCGTCGGGCACAACGACGCGGCGCCGTACAACGCGGCCTGGCACGACGGGCGGCTGGCCGGCTTCTTCGACTGGGACTTCGCCTCGCCGGTGACCAGGGCGTACGACCTGGCGTTCACCGCCTTCGCCTGGGTGCCGCTGCACGCCCGCCGCGTGGTGGGCGAGGAGGGCTTCACCGCCTTCGAGCAGCGCCCCACCCGGCTGCGGCTGATGCTCGACGCGTACGGGTGGACCGGCCCGCTCGGCCCGTTCATCGAGACCGTCCGCCAGCGGGTCACCGACTCCGCCCAGGGCATCCGCCGCATCGCCGCCGCCGGCGACCCCGCCTACGTAATGATGCTCGAGCACGGCGTCGACACGGCTTTGGAGACCGCCGCCGAGGAACTAGCCGACTTCCCCCTCTGA
- a CDS encoding zinc-binding dehydrogenase, whose amino-acid sequence MNLPTTMRALLQASWDGPADMRLETGVPVPEPGPDEVLIKVCAAGVNFADVMRAHGTYEGGPRPPYIAGFEAAGEVVAAGGAVTGHPPGSRVVGTGYGAFAEYMALPAAGLAPVPPGWTGEQALGLVLNWATALAALRPLGRLAAGETVLVQAAAGGVGQAAVRLARHYGATVIGTASAAKHPAVRALGADHTLDHRTVDVAAEVLRLTGGAGADLVLESVGGAAFRSSLAAARRVTGRVVVYGVAAGDAAVTNRELNFTHPIQLVGLHIGVLAAHAPAMFTELMAELATLRAAGVHTPGRPAVYPLASGGEALAELAAGTTVGKLALRP is encoded by the coding sequence ATGAACCTCCCCACGACCATGCGGGCCCTGCTCCAGGCCAGCTGGGACGGCCCGGCGGACATGCGCCTCGAGACCGGTGTGCCCGTCCCCGAACCCGGCCCGGACGAAGTCCTGATCAAGGTGTGCGCGGCCGGCGTCAACTTCGCCGACGTCATGCGCGCGCACGGCACGTACGAGGGCGGGCCGCGGCCGCCGTACATCGCCGGCTTCGAGGCGGCCGGCGAGGTCGTCGCCGCGGGCGGGGCGGTGACCGGCCACCCGCCCGGCTCGCGGGTCGTCGGCACCGGGTACGGCGCGTTCGCCGAGTACATGGCGCTGCCCGCCGCCGGCCTCGCACCCGTGCCGCCCGGCTGGACCGGCGAGCAGGCGCTCGGCCTGGTCCTCAACTGGGCCACCGCCCTGGCCGCGCTGCGACCGCTCGGCCGTCTCGCCGCCGGCGAGACGGTGCTGGTGCAGGCGGCCGCGGGCGGCGTCGGCCAGGCCGCGGTACGGCTGGCCAGGCACTACGGTGCCACGGTGATCGGCACCGCGTCGGCCGCCAAGCATCCGGCGGTGCGGGCGCTCGGCGCCGACCACACACTCGACCACCGCACGGTGGACGTCGCCGCCGAGGTGCTCCGGCTGACCGGCGGCGCGGGCGCCGACCTGGTACTGGAGTCGGTCGGCGGTGCGGCGTTCCGGTCCAGCCTGGCGGCCGCGCGCCGGGTGACCGGCCGCGTCGTGGTGTACGGGGTGGCCGCCGGCGACGCCGCCGTCACCAACCGGGAGCTCAACTTCACCCACCCGATCCAGCTGGTCGGCCTGCACATCGGCGTCCTGGCCGCGCACGCGCCGGCGATGTTCACCGAGCTGATGGCGGAGCTGGCCACGCTGCGCGCCGCCGGCGTGCACACCCCCGGCCGCCCCGCCGTGTACCCCCTCGCCAGCGGTGGCGAGGCCCTCGCCGAGCTGGCCGCCGGCACCACCGTGGGGAAACTCGCCCTCCGGCCCTGA
- a CDS encoding OmpL47-type beta-barrel domain-containing protein: MPLIPVRRGRQRPPRGPSRPLTVVAAVAVLLVSSVLAAAPVSARPVDAGAAEAPQQLLAQTLTWTAGDSTQAYASAPTTAVAGPTTIVFENSQATGNTTGMQHTLTFETGNPAYNSDVNLNILADPFDANRGRHTVDVVLTPGTYRYFCAIPGHGTMVGLLVVTGGPEDTTPPSVTAQVTGERNGDGDYIGAATVTLNATDTGSGVDKVEYALDGGAYGTYSGPVTVNAPGNHTVSYRATDVAGNTSTPQSVSFTVVDEQDPDTTAPAVTAAVTGDRDENGAYVGTATVTISATDTESGVDTVEYSLDGAAYAAYTAPLSVTAPGQHTVNYRATDNAGNTSTPQAVAFTVVDEPDPDTTPPTASAQIAGEPDGEGNYIGQATVTISATDADSGVDTIEYSLDGQPYTAYTAPVVVNQPGQHSLVYRATDNAGNTSTPQTISLTVVDDTEPDTTPPTVTAALTGEQDGSGAYVGAATVTLTASDTESGVDSVEYSLDGGAFAAYTAPVTVNTAGQHTVSYRATDEAGNTSAAQSVSFTVVAPPQDTTPPTVNATVAGQRDGNGAYVGAATVTVTATDAGSGVDRIEYSVDGQPYAAYTAPVTVNQPGQHTVSYRATDKAGNTSTAQSASFTVVAAPGDTTPPTVNATIAGQLDGSWSYVGSATVTLTGADTGGSGLLRVEYALDGHGYIVYTGPVTVNTPGQHTISYRATDRAGNVSTTGSTAFNVVESGAQPMTCRVADTRSTVWIGTKNSGVPNRAVSGGCWINNLIEDEKPWATPADFIAHVQEVSDNLHRRGLITNQQRNTLVRTARESGVGKPDDKQGYLPLLDRTPASYNLWEHVGAGGFRRNADGSITSQAVDGLGMLWFPVREYGDFSLKLQWRDDAPGDGRVNSGVFVRFPQVHQHPQEPRPEWVAIKYGHELQIFDRADGDMYKSGSVYGFDRVDLAGAGVTPKGTWNDYEIRVVGQHYSLFRNGVLINQYVNDPAAVFDPPRADDPGGAGREHPTGYIGLQNHGATDIVSFRNIRIAPLTP, translated from the coding sequence ATGCCACTCATCCCTGTGCGGCGCGGTCGCCAGAGACCACCTCGGGGGCCGAGCCGGCCGCTCACCGTGGTCGCGGCGGTCGCCGTCCTGCTGGTGAGCTCCGTCCTCGCCGCGGCGCCGGTCAGCGCGCGCCCGGTCGACGCCGGGGCCGCCGAGGCACCGCAGCAGCTCCTGGCCCAGACGCTCACCTGGACGGCAGGCGACAGCACCCAGGCCTACGCCTCCGCCCCCACGACCGCCGTCGCGGGACCGACCACCATCGTCTTCGAAAACAGCCAGGCCACCGGTAACACCACCGGCATGCAGCACACGCTCACGTTCGAGACGGGCAACCCGGCGTACAACAGCGACGTCAACCTCAACATCCTCGCCGACCCGTTCGACGCCAACCGCGGCCGGCACACAGTGGACGTCGTGCTCACCCCGGGCACGTACCGCTACTTCTGCGCCATCCCCGGGCACGGCACGATGGTCGGCCTGCTCGTGGTGACCGGCGGCCCCGAGGACACGACGCCGCCGAGCGTGACCGCGCAGGTGACCGGCGAGCGGAACGGCGACGGCGACTACATCGGCGCCGCCACGGTCACGCTCAACGCCACCGACACCGGGTCCGGTGTGGACAAGGTGGAGTACGCGCTCGACGGCGGCGCCTACGGCACGTACTCCGGCCCGGTGACCGTCAACGCGCCGGGCAACCACACGGTCAGCTACCGCGCGACCGACGTCGCCGGCAACACCTCGACGCCGCAGTCGGTGTCGTTCACGGTCGTCGACGAGCAGGACCCCGACACCACCGCGCCGGCGGTGACGGCCGCCGTGACCGGTGACCGCGACGAAAACGGCGCGTACGTGGGCACGGCGACGGTGACGATCTCGGCCACCGACACCGAGTCCGGCGTGGACACGGTGGAGTACTCATTGGACGGCGCCGCCTACGCCGCGTACACCGCGCCGCTCAGCGTCACCGCGCCCGGGCAGCACACGGTCAACTACCGAGCCACCGACAACGCCGGCAACACCTCGACGCCGCAGGCAGTGGCGTTCACGGTCGTCGACGAGCCGGACCCGGACACCACCCCGCCGACCGCGAGCGCCCAGATCGCCGGCGAGCCGGACGGTGAGGGCAACTACATCGGCCAGGCGACGGTGACGATCTCCGCCACCGACGCCGACTCCGGTGTGGACACCATCGAGTACTCGCTCGACGGCCAGCCCTACACCGCGTACACCGCGCCGGTCGTGGTCAACCAGCCCGGCCAGCACTCGCTCGTGTACCGCGCGACAGACAACGCCGGCAACACCTCGACGCCGCAGACCATCTCGCTCACGGTCGTCGACGACACGGAGCCGGACACCACCCCGCCGACCGTGACCGCCGCGCTCACCGGCGAGCAGGACGGCAGCGGCGCGTACGTCGGCGCCGCCACCGTCACGCTCACCGCGAGCGACACCGAGTCCGGTGTGGACAGTGTGGAGTACTCGCTCGACGGCGGGGCCTTCGCGGCGTACACCGCGCCGGTCACCGTCAACACCGCGGGACAGCACACGGTCAGCTACCGGGCCACCGACGAGGCCGGCAACACCTCGGCGGCCCAGTCGGTGTCGTTCACCGTCGTGGCACCGCCGCAGGACACCACCCCGCCGACCGTGAACGCGACGGTCGCCGGGCAGCGGGACGGCAACGGCGCGTACGTCGGAGCGGCCACCGTCACGGTCACCGCCACCGACGCGGGCTCCGGCGTCGACCGGATCGAGTACTCGGTCGACGGCCAGCCGTACGCCGCCTACACGGCACCGGTGACCGTCAACCAGCCCGGCCAGCACACGGTCAGCTACCGCGCGACCGACAAGGCCGGCAACACGTCGACCGCGCAGTCGGCCTCGTTCACCGTGGTCGCGGCGCCGGGCGACACGACACCGCCGACGGTGAACGCCACCATCGCCGGCCAGCTCGACGGCAGCTGGTCCTATGTGGGCAGTGCCACCGTGACGCTCACCGGCGCCGACACCGGCGGCTCGGGGCTGCTCCGCGTGGAGTACGCCCTCGACGGCCACGGCTACATCGTCTACACCGGACCGGTCACGGTGAACACCCCTGGGCAGCACACGATCAGCTACCGGGCCACCGACCGGGCAGGCAACGTCTCCACCACCGGCTCGACCGCGTTCAACGTGGTCGAGAGCGGCGCCCAGCCGATGACCTGCCGGGTGGCGGACACGCGGTCGACCGTGTGGATCGGCACGAAGAACAGCGGCGTGCCCAACCGCGCGGTCTCCGGCGGCTGCTGGATCAACAACCTGATCGAGGACGAGAAGCCGTGGGCCACGCCCGCCGACTTCATCGCCCACGTGCAGGAGGTCAGCGACAACCTGCACCGCCGTGGCCTGATCACCAACCAGCAGCGCAACACGCTGGTCCGCACCGCCCGCGAGTCGGGCGTCGGCAAGCCGGACGACAAGCAGGGGTACCTGCCGCTGCTGGACCGCACGCCGGCCTCGTACAACCTCTGGGAGCACGTCGGCGCCGGCGGCTTCCGGCGCAACGCCGACGGCTCGATCACCAGCCAGGCGGTCGACGGGCTCGGCATGCTGTGGTTCCCGGTCCGCGAGTACGGCGACTTCTCGCTCAAGCTCCAGTGGCGGGACGACGCGCCGGGTGACGGGCGGGTCAACAGCGGCGTGTTCGTCCGCTTCCCGCAGGTGCACCAGCACCCGCAGGAGCCGCGCCCCGAGTGGGTCGCCATCAAGTACGGCCACGAGCTGCAGATCTTCGACCGGGCCGACGGCGACATGTACAAGAGCGGCTCGGTGTACGGCTTCGACCGGGTCGACCTCGCCGGCGCGGGCGTGACGCCGAAGGGCACCTGGAACGACTACGAGATCCGCGTGGTGGGCCAGCACTACTCGCTGTTCCGCAACGGCGTGCTCATCAACCAGTACGTAAACGACCCCGCCGCGGTCTTCGACCCGCCCCGCGCGGACGACCCGGGCGGGGCCGGGCGTGAGCACCCGACCGGCTACATCGGACTCCAGAACCACGGTGCCACCGACATCGTGAGCTTCCGGAACATCCGGATCGCCCCGCTGACACCGTGA